Proteins encoded in a region of the Deltaproteobacteria bacterium genome:
- a CDS encoding nuclear transport factor 2 family protein — translation MMQTQREHLLDLTNRFMAAFNRHDLDAVMSFFSADAVYDEFNGKHNQGLAAIRSAFTPQFTGTFGNMQFLDEDLFIDAETGKVMASWRCTLSVKGQPTSWRGLDLLHFKGDKLIRKITYAKAKAPLFEE, via the coding sequence ATGATGCAAACCCAACGAGAACATCTCCTCGATCTCACTAATCGTTTCATGGCGGCATTTAATCGGCATGACCTTGATGCGGTCATGTCGTTTTTTTCCGCTGACGCGGTCTACGACGAGTTTAACGGTAAACACAATCAAGGCCTCGCGGCAATTCGTTCTGCGTTTACGCCACAGTTCACCGGCACGTTTGGCAACATGCAGTTTCTCGATGAAGATCTGTTTATCGATGCTGAGACCGGGAAAGTCATGGCCAGTTGGCGCTGTACACTGTCAGTGAAAGGCCAACCAACCTCATGGCGTGGACTCGATCTGTTGCATTTTAAGGGTGACAAACTAATTCGCAAGATTACTTACGCCAAAGCCAAAGCGCCGTTGTTTGAGGAGTGA
- the tkt gene encoding transketolase has product MAPTQSFDQLSVNTIRTLSMDAVQQANSGHPGTAMAMAPVVYSLWQQFLRFDPNDPIWPNRDRFVLSIGHASMLLYSMLHLTGVKAVNPKYETLGQLSVTLDDIKRFRQLDSKTPGHPEYRWTSGVETTTGPLGQGVATSVGMAIAGKWMATYFNRPDFDLFNYNVYALCGDGCMMEGVSGEAASLAGHLQLSNLCWVYDNNRITIEGNTSWAFSDDIATRFIGYGWNVTRVGDANDLEMLARAFTTFQKTTDRPTLIMVDSHIAYGAPHKQDTSAAHGEPLGEEEIKLTKRNYEWPEDAKFLVPDGVYNHFQQGIGNRGREQREAWMAKFKDYQSRYPDLADQLYKMQRRQLPTDWDKNLPAFPTDAKGVAGRDASAQILNTLAQNVPWLIGGAADLAPSTKTRLTFPEAGDFTAESYGGRNLHFGVREHAMASILNGMSLAKVRPYGSGFLIFSDYSRPAIRLSALMEIPVIYIFTHDSIGVGEDGPTHQPIEQLASLRAIPGLITLRPADANETVEAWRYIMQQHHEPAAIVLSRQALPTVDRTKYGAASGVARGAYVLADAPNGKPDVLLLASGSEVSLCLQAYEQLKNEGINARVVSMPSWEIFEYQNQAYRVSVLPPEITARVAVEQASTFGWERYVGWSGQIIGMRTFGASAPLKELQQKFGFTAANVIAAAKEQLARSKA; this is encoded by the coding sequence ATGGCACCAACACAATCGTTCGATCAGTTATCCGTCAATACAATTCGTACGCTGTCAATGGACGCCGTCCAACAGGCCAACTCCGGGCACCCAGGAACTGCGATGGCGATGGCTCCGGTCGTCTACAGCTTGTGGCAGCAGTTTCTGCGCTTCGACCCAAATGACCCAATCTGGCCGAACCGCGATCGCTTTGTTCTTTCCATCGGCCACGCTTCAATGTTGCTCTATTCCATGCTGCATCTCACAGGGGTGAAAGCGGTCAATCCCAAATACGAAACACTCGGCCAACTCTCAGTGACGCTCGATGACATCAAGCGCTTTCGCCAGCTTGATAGTAAAACACCTGGCCACCCAGAATATCGCTGGACTTCGGGTGTAGAGACCACGACAGGTCCACTCGGGCAAGGCGTCGCCACGAGTGTTGGCATGGCCATCGCTGGCAAGTGGATGGCGACGTATTTCAATCGTCCGGACTTCGATCTGTTCAATTACAACGTCTATGCCCTGTGCGGCGATGGCTGCATGATGGAAGGCGTCTCAGGGGAAGCAGCTTCGCTCGCTGGTCACTTGCAGTTATCAAATCTGTGCTGGGTCTACGACAACAATCGGATCACCATCGAAGGTAACACCAGTTGGGCATTCAGTGATGATATCGCCACCCGTTTTATTGGCTATGGGTGGAATGTCACGCGCGTGGGCGATGCTAACGACCTGGAGATGCTCGCCCGTGCGTTCACCACTTTTCAAAAAACCACTGACCGTCCAACACTCATTATGGTTGACAGCCACATTGCTTACGGCGCTCCGCACAAACAAGACACCAGCGCCGCGCATGGAGAGCCCCTCGGCGAAGAAGAAATCAAACTCACCAAACGGAACTATGAATGGCCAGAAGACGCGAAATTTCTTGTCCCTGACGGCGTGTACAACCACTTCCAGCAAGGGATCGGCAATCGTGGACGTGAACAGCGCGAGGCCTGGATGGCCAAGTTCAAGGACTATCAAAGTCGATACCCTGACCTGGCAGATCAACTCTACAAGATGCAACGTCGCCAGCTGCCAACGGACTGGGATAAAAATCTGCCAGCCTTTCCAACTGATGCCAAAGGCGTCGCTGGGCGTGATGCCTCAGCGCAGATCCTCAACACGCTGGCACAGAACGTCCCATGGCTCATCGGTGGCGCCGCTGACCTCGCCCCTTCGACCAAAACGCGCCTCACGTTTCCTGAGGCTGGGGACTTCACGGCAGAGAGCTACGGTGGTCGCAACCTTCATTTCGGCGTACGTGAGCATGCCATGGCATCAATCCTCAACGGCATGTCACTCGCCAAGGTCCGCCCCTATGGGTCAGGGTTTTTGATCTTTAGTGATTACTCGCGCCCAGCTATCCGTTTGAGCGCCTTGATGGAAATCCCAGTGATTTACATTTTCACCCATGACTCGATCGGCGTAGGCGAAGATGGGCCCACTCATCAACCGATCGAGCAGTTAGCATCACTCCGCGCAATTCCGGGATTGATTACGCTACGTCCCGCGGATGCCAACGAAACCGTCGAAGCGTGGCGGTATATTATGCAACAGCATCACGAGCCAGCAGCGATTGTCTTGAGTCGACAGGCATTGCCGACCGTTGATCGCACCAAGTACGGAGCTGCGTCTGGCGTTGCTCGCGGAGCCTATGTCTTGGCAGATGCGCCAAACGGGAAACCAGACGTGCTTCTCCTGGCAAGCGGGAGTGAAGTCTCGTTGTGCCTGCAAGCGTACGAGCAGCTCAAGAATGAAGGCATCAACGCTCGCGTAGTGAGCATGCCATCGTGGGAAATCTTCGAGTACCAAAATCAAGCGTACCGGGTCAGCGTACTTCCGCCAGAGATCACCGCGCGGGTTGCCGTCGAACAGGCTTCAACTTTTGGCTGGGAACGCTACGTGGGTTGGAGCGGGCAGATCATCGGCATGAGAACGTTTGGTGCCTCTGCGCCACTCAAGGAGTTACAGCAAAAGTTCGGTTTCACTGCCGCCAATGTGATCGCCGCCGCTAAGGAGCAATTGGCGCGGAGCAAGGCGTAA